The Drosophila bipectinata strain 14024-0381.07 chromosome 2L, DbipHiC1v2, whole genome shotgun sequence genome has a segment encoding these proteins:
- the LOC108126844 gene encoding leukocyte receptor cluster member 8 homolog gives MSDAMSAPPPLIPQLQEMQQQQQQQQQQQQQQANNPSNLAQQWSNYAWYANQNAAAYQQQYQHYYQYYMRYQQQQQQQVTSTISASNAPPGFSNALAAPPPLPSGPPPPPPPKMPQGSGGNKQQQQQQQQQQQQQQQQQQKNFGGIRFNLNLNQKRLANAPNPLQLEQQQQQQQNQQNHQQNQQNHQQLQQQQQQQQQHQQMQQQGMQMYNNNTNNNNNKKKRKRNNKNKNFEQTPYTNPFSNQVPPVPPPPPIITAADVGVPATPDLSKPPPPLPLALVAPTEPPQMKELPPPAAPQPAASNFKRPNSFQMASNDSWPDSLNQYVARCYSKCNTDLDKDQIDICLKGKIIAAANRNELWTRDWDNEPMPTVYSERDGIDVVLNNATPPAPQRSNYFHKKLEQEKEKEREREQDKSPVKGSGIVNQFKQKGNLFNKSSSSYGSHNHQSSSRYSRSRSRSPASSSSSKYKKRYSRSRSYSRSRSRSPRSRSCSRSSGNGSPPARKVSRKSGLNDSMDFIPLSANLSRKQQKMLMKKGKRAAAAAAAATSNSANSGQAKKKVPHFYSNQSSVGGAVDDDTARLQQRAARFSQQSSGSAKKSVVAIASSPFGLTTAKNKKKMQQNYQRPSFYEDSDPSGGIDLLDLHIVGTCRDLEKSFLRLTKAPSPSEVRPVEVLTHSLANVKSKWRANHDYHYACDQLKSIRQDLTVQGIRDQFTVEVYETHARIAMEKGDHEEFNQCQTQLKMLYSELGKSANSLEFTAYRILYYIFTKNTLDITTVLRSITADQRENPAIAHALQFRSAWSLGNYCKLFELYKSSPLMSGHMIEWFLERERKAALRVIIKSYRPNISIDYINNILAFNNKEKCKEWLDTFSLPYAANGAQIDCKNAAAITI, from the exons ATGTCCGACGCAATGAGTGCGCCGCCACCTTTGATTCCCCAGCTgcaggaaatgcagcagcagcagcaacaacaacaacaacaacagcaacagcaggctAACAACCCCTCCAACCTTGCCCAGCAATGGAGCAACTACGCCTGGTATGCGAACCAAAATGCAGCCGCCTACCAGCAGCAGTATCAACACTACTATCAGTACTACAtgcgctaccaacaacaacagcaacaacaggtAACATCGACGATCAGCGCCTCGAATGCGCCGCCCGGATTTAGCAATGCACTTGCGGCACCGCCGCCATTGCCTAGTGgtccaccaccaccgccgccaccaAAAATGCCTCAGGGTTCAGGAGGTAacaagcaacagcaacagcagcaacaacaacaacagcagcagcagcaacaacagcagcaaaagAATTTTGGAGGAATTCGTTTTAATTTGAATCTAAACCAGAAGCGTTTGGCCAATGCTCCAAATCCTCTACAACtagaacagcaacaacaacagcaacaaaaccAACAGAATCATCAACAAAATCAACAGAATCATCAACAattacagcaacaacaacaacaacaacagcagcatcagcaaatGCAGCAACAGGGTATGCAAATGTACAACaataacaccaacaacaacaataacaaaaagaaGCGCAagagaaacaacaaaaacaagaacttTGAACAAACACCATACACCAATCCGTTTAGCAACCAAGTGCCGCCcgtaccaccaccaccacccatcaTTACCGCCGCTGATGTGGGAGTGCCAGCTACACCAGATTTGAGTAAGCCACCACCGCCGCTACCCCTAGCTTTAGTGGCTCCCACTGAGCCGCCACAGATGAAAGAACTGCCCCCTCCGGCTGCTCCCCAACCGGCTGCGTCTAACTTTAAGCGGCCCAACAGCTTCCAAATGGCCTCCAACGATTCGTGGCCCGATTCTCTAAATCAGTATGTGGCCCGTTGCTATTCCAAGTGCAACACGGACCTCGACAAGGATCAGATTGATATTTGCCTCAAGGGCAAGATTATAGCAGCAGCGAATCGTAATGAATTATGGACTAGGGACTGGGACAACGAGCCCATGCCCACGGTGTACAGTGAGCGGGATGGTATCGATGTGGTGCTGAACAATGCCACGCCGCCGGCGCCTCAGCGGAGCAATTACTTCCACAAAAAATTAGAGCAGGAGAAGGAGAAAGAGCGAGAGCGTGAGCAGGATAAGTCGCCAGTCAAGGGTTCTGGCATTGTGAATCAGTTCAAGCAAAAGGGCAATCTATTCAACAAGTCCTCTTCGAGCTACGGTTCTCACAATCATCAGTCATCGTCGCGATACTCCAGGAGTCGTTCGCg gtcGCCGGCATCGTCTAGCTCTTCAAAATATAAGAAGCGGTATTCGCGATCACGTTCGTATTCGCGTTCCCGGTCCCGTTCCCCTCGATCCCGTTCGTGCTCTCGTAGCAGCGGCAATGGCAGCCCGCCAGCGCGTAAGGTTAGCCGCAAGTCGGGCTTAAACGATTCTATGGACTTTATACCGCTTTCGGCGAACCTTTCGCgtaagcaacaaaaaatgctTATGAAGAAGGGCAAGagggctgctgctgcagcagcagcagcgacatCGAATTCAGCAAACTCCGGTCAGGCAAAGAAAAAGGTGCCACACTTCTATTCCAACCAGTCGTCCGTGGGCGGAGCCGTTGATGATGACACAGCGCGCTTGCAACAGCGAGCGGCACGTTTCTCGCAGCAGAGCTCCGGCTCAGCCAAGAAATCTGTCGTCGCCATTGCAAGCTCACCGTTTGGTCTCACCacggccaaaaacaaaaagaagatGCAACAGAACTATCAACGCCCATCCTTCTATGAGGACTCCGATCCGTCTGGCGGTATAGATCTACTCGATTTGCATATTGTAGGAACTTGTAGGGACCTTGAAAAATCATTTTTGCGTCTTACCAAGGCGCCGTCTCCATCGGAAGTGCGACCAGTCGAGGTGCTAACGCACTCGTTGGCCAATGTGAAGAGCAAGTGGCGTGCCAATCACGATTATCATTATGCGTGTGATCAGCTGAAATCCATAAGGCAGGATCTGACG GTCCAAGGTATTCGGGATCAGTTTACGGTAGAGGTCTATGAAACACACGCCCGGATTGCCATGGAGAAGGGTGACCACGAAGAGTTTAATCAGTGTCAGACGCAACTTAAGATGCTGTATTCAGAGCTGGGCAAGAGCGCCAATTCCCTGGAGTTTACAGCCTACCGTATACTGTACTACATATTCACAAAGAATACTTTGG ATATCACTACTGTCCTGCGTTCGATTACGGCTGATCAACGCGAGAATCCTGCCATTGCGCACGCCCTTCAGTTTCGCTCGGCGTGGTCGTTGGGCAACTATTGCAAACTATTTGAACTATATAAGTCGTCTCCTCTTATGTCCGGTCATATGATTGAGTGGTTCCTGGAGAGGGAGCGCAAGGCTGCCCTTCGTGTTATAATTAAGTC CTATCGTCCCAATATTAGCATTGATTATATCAACAATATTCTGGCGTTTAATAACAAAGAAAAATGCAAAGAATGGCTCGATACCTTCAGTTTACCTTATGCGGCGAATGGTGCCCAAATTGATTGTAAAAACGCCGCAGCCATTACCATTTAA